The Pseudomonas protegens genome contains the following window.
AAGAGGACATGCACGCGGTGCTCAAGGCCGCCGACTTCCCGGTGTCCAAGCCCGAGCTGAGCGCGCTGTTTCGCAAGTTCGGCCACACCAACTACCGCCCCTGCGGCGACCAGTTGCTGCGCAACTTCCTCAAGGGCCTGACCCTGCGGGTTAGAGCTTAAGACAGCTGCAAGCTTCAAGCTGCCCGTTCAACGCTTGTAGCTTGCGGCTTGTGGCTCAAAGCTTGAGGCTTGCCAAATGACCTACAGCGTTTCCCCCATCGGCTTCGTGCGCTCCTGCTTCAAGGAGAAGTTCGCCATCCCGCGCCAGCCGCAACTGGCGCCGGCCGCTCGCGGCGTATTGGAACTGGTGGCGCCCTTCGATCAGGGCGATGCGGTGCAAGGGCTGGAGCAGGTCAGCCATGTCTGGCTGCTGTTCCTGTTTCACCAGGCCCTGGAAGACAAGCCGCGGCTCAAGGTGCGCCCGCCGCGCCTGGGGGGCAACAAGTCCATGGGGGTCTTTGCCACCCGCGCCACCCACCGCCCCAATGGCATCGGCCAGTCGGTGGTGAAGCTGGACAAGGTCGAGGCCAATCGCCTATGGATCTCCGGCATCGACCTGCTGGACGGCACGCCGATCCTCGATATCAAGCCCTACGTGCCTTACGCCGACATCATTCCCGCAGCGAGCAATGAGATCGCCAGCGCCGCACCGCAGATTATTCCGGTGCAGTGGCAGGACAATGCCCGGCAACAGGCTCAGATCCACGCTCAGCGGCTCCAGGAGCCCCTAGTGGAACTGATCGAACAGTGCCTGGCCCAGGACCCGCGTCCGGCCTATCAGGTGCCTACTGCCGAGCGGGAATACGGCGCGCAGTTCTGGGACCTTGATGTGCGCTGGCATTACCCCGAGCCGGGGCTGATCCGGGTGCTGGAAGTGGTCCCGGCGGGCTGAACCGCGGAAACGAAAAAGCCCGCGTTGCCTTTCCAGGCAACGCGGGCTTTTCTGTATTCGGGAGATCGCGCCCAATCAGCACCAATGCGCTGCTTGGGCGATCTTCGCGAGCAAGCTCGCTGCTACTTTTCGACGAAGGCGCGTTCGATCAGGTAGTCGCCCGGTTCGCGCATGCGCGGCGAAACGGTCAGGCCGAAGCTGTTGAGCACTTCGCTGGTTTCTTCCAGCATGCTCGGGCTGCCGCACAGCATGGCGCGGTCGTCCTGCGGGTTGATCGGTGGCAGACCGATGTCGCGGAACAGCTTGCCGCTGCGCATCAGGTCGGTGAGACGGCCTTCGTTCTCGAACGGCTCGCGGGTGACGGTGGGGTAGTAGATCAACTTCTCACGCAGTGCTTCGCCGAAGAACTCGTTCTGTGGCAGATGCTCGGTGATGAACTCGCGGTAGGCGACTTCGTTGACGTAGCGAACGCCGTGGCACAGGATCACTTTTTCGAAACGCTCGTAGGTTTCCGGATCCTGGATCACGCTCATAAACGGCGCCAGGCCGGTGCCGGTGCTGAGCAGATACAGGTGTTTGCCCGGCTTCAAGTCATCCAGCACCAGGGTGCCGGTAGGCTTCTTGCTGATGATGATCTCGTCGCCTTCCTTCAGATGCTGCAACTGGGAAGTCAACGGACCGTCTGGAACCTTGATGCTGAAGAATTCGAGATGCTCTTCCCAGTTCGGGCTGGCAATGGAGTAGGCACGCATAAGCGGACGGCCATTGGGCTGTTGCAGGCCGATCATCACGAACTGACCGTTCTCGAAGCGCAGACCCGGGTCGCGGGTGCACTTGAAGCTGAACAGAGTGTCATTCCAGTGATGAACACTGAGGACACGCTCGTGGTTCATGTTGCTCATGTACGGGGGCTCCTAGAAATTGCCTGCGCTGACCATGAGCGCAATTGCACAGCATTCTAATGGCGGCGACAATATCTGTTAACTGGATTATTAAGATAAGGGTTATCGGTTATATCGATATGCGATTTACTCTCCGTCAACTGCAAGTCTTCGTCGCCGTCGCCCAGCAAGAGAGTGTTTCTCGTGCTGCGGGGCTGCTGTCCCTATCGCAATCCGCGGCGAGCACCTCAATCACCGAACTCGAACGCCAATCCAGTTGCCAGCTGTTCGACCGTGCCGGCAAGCGCCTGAGCCTCAACGCCCTGGGCAAACAGCTCTTGCCACAAGCGGTGGCGCTGCTGGACCAGGCCAAGGAGATCGAGGACCTGCTCAACGGCAAGTCCGGCTTCGGCTCGCTGTCGGTGGGCGCAACCCTGACCATTGGCAACTACCTGGCCACCCTGCTGATCGGCAGCTTCATGCAGGTGCACCCGGAGAGCCAGGTGAAGCTCCATGTGCAGAACACCGCGCATATCGTGCAACAGGTGGCCCACTACGAAATTGATCTGGGTCTAATCGAAGGCGACTGCAGCCACCCGGATATCGAGGTACAGACCTGGGTCGAGGATGAGCTGGTGGTGTTCTGCGCGCCCCAGCATCCACTGGCCAAACGCGGTCACGCCAGCATGGAGGAGTTGACTCACGAAGCCTGGATTCTCCGCGAACAGGGCTCAGGCACCCGCCTGACCTTCGACCAGGCCATGCGTCATCATCGCAGCGCGCTGAACATCCGTCTGGAACTGGAGCACACCGAGGCGATCAAGCGCGCGGTGGAGTCGGGATTGGGAATTGGCTGCATCTCCCGCCTGGCGCTGCGCGATGCGTTTCGCCGCGGCAGCCTGGTGCCGGTGGAAACGCCGGGCCTGGATCTGGCCCGGCAGTTCTACTTCATCTGGCACAAGCAGAAGTACCAGACCTCGGCCATGCGCGAATTTCTCGAACTGTGCCGTGCCTTTACCGCCGGGGTACAGCGCAGCGACGAGATCGTCCTGCCGAGCATTCCTTAGATCAGGATCACCGCCCAGACGATAGTGATCATGCTCAAGGCGACAAACTGCGCGGCACTGCCCATGTCCTTGGCGTTCTTGGACAGTGGGTGGCGATCCAGGGAAATGCGATCGATCGCCGCCTCAACAGCCGAATTGAGCAGCTCGACAATCAGCGCCAGCAGGCACACGGCAATCAGCAGCGCGCGCTCGACCCGGCTGACATGGAGCAGAAAGCTCAAGGGAATCAGGATCACGTTGAGCAGCACCAGTTGACGAAAGGCTGCCTCGCCGGTGAAGGCGGCGCGCAAGCCATCGAACGAATAGCCGGCGGCGTTAAGGATGCGTTTAAGACCGGTTTGACCTTTGAAAGGCGACATAAGCAGGGCAACTGAAGAAAAAGGAGTGGGGAAGCTAGTTCAACCAAAGTCAAAAAAGCGTGAACCAACGGCCGGTTAATGGCTGGAAATTGACTCAAGTTGTTGCAAGAGCAAAGCCGCCTGGGTGCGGGTGCGAACCCCGAGTTTGCGGAAAATTGCCGTCACGTGAGCCTTGATCGTCGCTTCCGACACACTCAGTTCATAGGCGATCTGCTTGTTCAGCAAACCTTCACAGACCATGGTCAAGACCCGGAACTGCTGGGGCGTCAGGCTGGCCAGGCCTTCGCTGGCGGCCTTGGCTTCCGCGGAAACACTGACTTCTTCAAACGCTTGCGGCGGCCACCAGACATCACCGTCCAGCACACTGCGCACCGCCTCTTGAATGACTTCCAGGGAACTGGACTTGGGAATGAAACCGCTGGCCCCAAACTCGCGGGAACGGACCATGACGGAGGCTTCTTCCTGGGCCGAGACCATCACCACCGGAATCTGCGGGTATTGCCCGCGCAACAGCACCAGGCCGGAAAAGCCGTAGGCGCCGGGCATGTTCAGATCCAGCAGGACCAGGTCCCAGTCGGCTTTTTCGGTAAGGCGGGTTTCCAGTTCGGCGATGCTCGCCACTTCCACCAGACGCACATCAGGCCCCAGGCCCAGGGTGACGGCTTGATGCAGCGCACTGCGAAACAGCGGGTGGTCATCGGCAATCAGGATTTCGTATGTGGCCATTTTTCAAATGATCCTGTTTTTCATGGCAGGACTGATGCATTCAGCCCTCATCCAGGCAACACGAGTGCTCGCCAGAGTGCGACACCCAAAGAGCACGAACACCGCGAAAAGCCTGAGCAAAACGGTGGTTCAAACAGCGCTGGCGCCCTAATCGGCGCCAAGCATGCCCAGCGCAGCCGGGGTGGTCAAGCGTGAAGCTTTGCGGCATCTTAGCCGGCTAACTAATAAGAGAGCCCTCATGCGAAGCCAAGCCTTGCGTGCCGATGTCCTGATGCTGATCACCGCCGTCATCTGGGGATCGGCGTTTGTCGCCCAAACCTCCGGCATGGATCATATTGGTCCCTTCCTTTATTCCGGACTGCGCTTCGCTCTGGGTTCACTCTGCCTGCTACCGCTGGTCCTGCGCAGGACGGCCACCGATCGCCCTGCCGAACCACTGCTCAATCGCGGCCTGTTGCTGGGCGGCATGCTCATGGGACTGGCCCTTGCCCTGGGGATCAACCTGCAGCAGGTCGGTCTGATGTTTACCAGCGTCACCAATGCGGGGTTCATCACTGGGCTCTACGTCATTGTAGTTCCGCTGCTGGGATTGCTGATTGGCCACAAGACCGGCCTGGGGACCTGGCTCGGCGCGGTGCTGGCCGTGGTGGGGATGTTCCTGTTGAGCGTCGGTGACGGCTTTCAGGTGGCCGCCGGCGACTGGCTGCAATTGATCGGTGCCTTTGTCTGGGGTGGGCACGTGATTCTGGTAGGTGTATTCGCCAGCCGCCACGACCCGATTCGCCTGGCATTCCTGCAATTTGCCACCTGTTCAGTGGTGAGCCTGATCCTGGCGCTGTGCCTGGAGCCGATTCACTGGAGCGCGATTGTCGCTGCCGGTCCAGCCATTCTTTATGGCGGTGTGATTGCGGTCGGCGTCGGTTACACCCTGCAGGTGATCGCCCAAAAGGATGCGATTGCCTCCCACGCCGCGATCATCCTCTCCCTCGAAGCCGTGTTCGCCGCCATCGCCGGGGCCTGGCTGCTGGATGAGTCGCTGCAGATGCGTGGCTATTTCGGCTGCGCCCTGATGCTCGGCGGCATGCTGGTCGCCCAGCTATGGCCGCAAAAAAACCAGACCAGCACCGCCACTACACAAAGGGCTTGAGCCGGGAGTGCACTTCATCCAGGGGATCGATGGCCTTCTGGAACTTCGCCGACAGGTAATGGGTGCTGAACACATCAAGGTAGGCATCCAGCACCTGACTAACCTGTTCATCCCCCGCCAGCTCCAGGCACAACGCGGCAACCTCGGCGGTACAGAAGTGGTCGTCGCGCTTGGAGCGGCGCAGTTTGTAGCGCGAGAGCTTCTCCGACGACAGGCTCAAAACCGGCAGGTGCTCAAGATACGGGCTCTTGCGAAACATCTTGCGCGCTTCGCTCCAGGTGGCATCCAACAGAATGAACAGCGGGCGCTTGCCTTCTTGCCGCCGGACCTCACTGACCACCCGCTCGGGGGCCACGAACTCGCCGGGGAATACGATATACGGCTGCCACTGCGGATCCGCCAGCAAGGCCAGCAACTGTGGATCGACCTCGGTACGGGACCAGTGAAACGCCCAGGTGTCGGCAATCACATCGGCGATCAACCACCCGGTATTGCTCGGCTTGAGCGGTTCCACATCGTGCATCACCAAGCACATGGCCGATTGGGCGCTGACCGTTGGCCGCCAGGCGCATAGGCAATGACTGGGAATCACGCGGCAGCGCGGGCAGCGCTCGGCTCGTGAGCCTCGGGCGAAAAAGGGTTTGACCGCACGGGCCATACGTAGATCACGTAGGCGAGATACCGCATGGCTCATTGCGGGCCACACCGGAAGAGGGCAGGAATCAACACGTGAAAAACTCAAAGCGGAAAAAAGTCGGACAAGTTTATCAGAGCTATCTGTTCAAACCTGTACCGCCTTCCTGGCTCTCCCCCTATAATTCGTCGCCACTGAACGCACAGTCGAGTGACTGGTCGAAGCTTCAGTCATTGCACCAGGAGAGTTTCATGTTGCGCTTTACCATTCCTACCGTCGCCCTTCTGCTGGCCTTGCCTCTGGGAGTCCAGGCTGCGTCTTTGCAAGAGTTCGAACTGAGCAAAATGCTGGAGAAGGTCGCTGCGGAAAGCAACGTCGGCACTCCCCGGGAAATCAACGAAAACATCCTCGATCAGGGTTATACCGTTGAAGGCAAAGAGCTGATCAACCACCTCAGCGTCCAGGCCGGCCACGCCGCCCAGATGCGCGCCAATCCCAAGGCGGTCTACCTGCAACTGGGTGCCAGCGTCTGCCGCAACCCCAACTACCGCAAGCTGATGGCCAAAGGCGCAATCATGCGCTACGAATTTACCGAGAACCGCACCAATCGCCCGGTGGCCTCGGCACGCTTCCAGGAATCGGACTGCCCCTCCCAGAACACTCCCAAGAAGAAGTAATCAGGAGCGGGCCGCGCGTCGCTGCAAATCATCGGCGCGCAACTCCGCCACCAGGGCCTGCAGGTATCGCGAGTGCGGCTCCTCACCTGCCAGGCGCCGCCGGCACTCTTCCTCAAGGCTCACATCATGGGCCGCCGCCGCAGCTTGCAACCGCTGGTACAACCGCGGATCGATTTCCAGCACAACAGTGGTCACCCCTTGCCTCCTTGCCCTTGGCTGGCACGAATGAACGCCCGCGGCCCCTTCCTGGCCCCAGCGCT
Protein-coding sequences here:
- the tsaA gene encoding tRNA (N6-threonylcarbamoyladenosine(37)-N6)-methyltransferase TrmO, whose translation is MTYSVSPIGFVRSCFKEKFAIPRQPQLAPAARGVLELVAPFDQGDAVQGLEQVSHVWLLFLFHQALEDKPRLKVRPPRLGGNKSMGVFATRATHRPNGIGQSVVKLDKVEANRLWISGIDLLDGTPILDIKPYVPYADIIPAASNEIASAAPQIIPVQWQDNARQQAQIHAQRLQEPLVELIEQCLAQDPRPAYQVPTAEREYGAQFWDLDVRWHYPEPGLIRVLEVVPAG
- a CDS encoding LysR family transcriptional regulator, which encodes MRFTLRQLQVFVAVAQQESVSRAAGLLSLSQSAASTSITELERQSSCQLFDRAGKRLSLNALGKQLLPQAVALLDQAKEIEDLLNGKSGFGSLSVGATLTIGNYLATLLIGSFMQVHPESQVKLHVQNTAHIVQQVAHYEIDLGLIEGDCSHPDIEVQTWVEDELVVFCAPQHPLAKRGHASMEELTHEAWILREQGSGTRLTFDQAMRHHRSALNIRLELEHTEAIKRAVESGLGIGCISRLALRDAFRRGSLVPVETPGLDLARQFYFIWHKQKYQTSAMREFLELCRAFTAGVQRSDEIVLPSIP
- the fpr gene encoding ferredoxin-NADP reductase; the protein is MSNMNHERVLSVHHWNDTLFSFKCTRDPGLRFENGQFVMIGLQQPNGRPLMRAYSIASPNWEEHLEFFSIKVPDGPLTSQLQHLKEGDEIIISKKPTGTLVLDDLKPGKHLYLLSTGTGLAPFMSVIQDPETYERFEKVILCHGVRYVNEVAYREFITEHLPQNEFFGEALREKLIYYPTVTREPFENEGRLTDLMRSGKLFRDIGLPPINPQDDRAMLCGSPSMLEETSEVLNSFGLTVSPRMREPGDYLIERAFVEK
- a CDS encoding DMT family transporter, with the protein product MRSQALRADVLMLITAVIWGSAFVAQTSGMDHIGPFLYSGLRFALGSLCLLPLVLRRTATDRPAEPLLNRGLLLGGMLMGLALALGINLQQVGLMFTSVTNAGFITGLYVIVVPLLGLLIGHKTGLGTWLGAVLAVVGMFLLSVGDGFQVAAGDWLQLIGAFVWGGHVILVGVFASRHDPIRLAFLQFATCSVVSLILALCLEPIHWSAIVAAGPAILYGGVIAVGVGYTLQVIAQKDAIASHAAIILSLEAVFAAIAGAWLLDESLQMRGYFGCALMLGGMLVAQLWPQKNQTSTATTQRA
- a CDS encoding diacylglycerol kinase, whose product is MLMSPFKGQTGLKRILNAAGYSFDGLRAAFTGEAAFRQLVLLNVILIPLSFLLHVSRVERALLIAVCLLALIVELLNSAVEAAIDRISLDRHPLSKNAKDMGSAAQFVALSMITIVWAVILI
- the erdR gene encoding response regulator transcription factor ErdR → MATYEILIADDHPLFRSALHQAVTLGLGPDVRLVEVASIAELETRLTEKADWDLVLLDLNMPGAYGFSGLVLLRGQYPQIPVVMVSAQEEASVMVRSREFGASGFIPKSSSLEVIQEAVRSVLDGDVWWPPQAFEEVSVSAEAKAASEGLASLTPQQFRVLTMVCEGLLNKQIAYELSVSEATIKAHVTAIFRKLGVRTRTQAALLLQQLESISSH
- a CDS encoding tRNA-uridine aminocarboxypropyltransferase translates to MSHAVSRLRDLRMARAVKPFFARGSRAERCPRCRVIPSHCLCAWRPTVSAQSAMCLVMHDVEPLKPSNTGWLIADVIADTWAFHWSRTEVDPQLLALLADPQWQPYIVFPGEFVAPERVVSEVRRQEGKRPLFILLDATWSEARKMFRKSPYLEHLPVLSLSSEKLSRYKLRRSKRDDHFCTAEVAALCLELAGDEQVSQVLDAYLDVFSTHYLSAKFQKAIDPLDEVHSRLKPFV
- a CDS encoding quorum-sensing-regulated virulence factor family protein; amino-acid sequence: MLRFTIPTVALLLALPLGVQAASLQEFELSKMLEKVAAESNVGTPREINENILDQGYTVEGKELINHLSVQAGHAAQMRANPKAVYLQLGASVCRNPNYRKLMAKGAIMRYEFTENRTNRPVASARFQESDCPSQNTPKKK